A window of the Neofelis nebulosa isolate mNeoNeb1 chromosome 13, mNeoNeb1.pri, whole genome shotgun sequence genome harbors these coding sequences:
- the RAB11FIP2 gene encoding rab11 family-interacting protein 2 isoform X3, with protein sequence MMLSEQAQKWFPTHVQVTVLQAKDLKPKGKSGTNDTYTIIQLGKEKYSTSVAEKTLEPVWKEEASFELPGLLMQGNPEKYILFLIVMHRSLVGLDKFLGQVAINLNDIFEDKQRRKTEWFRLESKQGKRAKNRGEIKVNIQFMRNNMTASMFDLSMKDKTRSPFAKLKDKMKGRKNDGTFSDTSSAIIPSSHMPDASTEFSSGEMQMKSKPKKPFLLGPQRLSSAHSMSDLTGTHISSEKLKSGTAGQTHLLGRQVDSFGAVPESGSLKSPHRRTLSFDTSKMNQPDSSVDEGDSSFGRQNDPFTNVTASLPQKFATLPRKKNPFEESSESWDSSMNLFSKPVEVRKENKREKREKVSLFERVTGKKDSRRSDKLNNGGSDSPCDLKSPNAFSENRQDYFDYESTNPFTTKFRASNIMPSSRTATLLMPPQGIVV encoded by the exons ATGATGCTGTCCGAGCAAGCCCAAAAGTGGTTTCCTACCCACGTGCAGGTCACAGTGCTCCAAGCCAAAGATCTGAAGCCCAAAGGCAAAAGTGGCACCAATGACACATACACTATAATTCAGCTGGGCAAGGAAAAGTACTCCACCTCTGTAGCCGAGAAAACCCTTGAGCCAGTCTGGAAGGAAGAGGCCTCTTTTGAGCTACCTGGGTTGCTAATGCAGGGGAATCCAGAGAAATACATTCTTTTCCTCATAGTTATGCACAGGTCCCTGGTGGGTCTGGATAAATTTTTAGGGCAGGTGGCAATCAATCTCAATGACATCTTTGAGGacaaacaaagaaggaaaacaga gTGGTTTAGATTAGAATCCAAACAAGGAAAAAGAGCCAAAAACAGGGGTGAGATAAAGGTCAATATTCAATTCATGAGGAACAATATGACAGCAAGTATGTTTGACTTATCAATGAAGGACAAAACAAGGTCTCCTTTTgcaaaattaaaagataagatGAAAGGTAGAAAAAACGATGGGACATTTTCTGATACGTCTTCTGCCATCATTCCAAGTTCTCACATGCCCGATGCCAGTACTGAATTTTCAAGTGGTGAAATGCAGATGAAATCCAAACCAAAAAAGCCTTTCCTTTTGGGTCCTCAGCGACTCTCTTCAGCACATTCGATGTCTGATCTGACTGGGACCCACATATCTTCTGAGAAGCTGAAGTCTGGCACCGCTGGTCAGACACATCTTCTTGGACGCCAGGTAGATTCCTTCGGAGCGGTTCCGGAAAGTG GAAGTCTCAAATCTCCACACAGAAGAACATTAAGCTTTGATACTTCTAAAATGAACCAACCTGACAGCAGTGTGGATGAAGGTGACTCGTCTTTCGGAAGACAAAATGACCCATTTACAAATGTGACTGCTTCATTACCCCAAAAATTTGCAACACTGCCAAGGAAGAAAAATCCATTTGAAGAAAGCAGTGAATCCTGGGACAGCAGcatgaatttattttcaaaaccagttgaagtaaggaaagaaaataaaagggagaaaagggagaaagttAGCCTGTTTGAAAGAGTGACTGGAAAAAAAGATAGCAGAAGATCTGATAAACTTAACAATGGGGGATCTGATAGCCCTTGTGACTTGAAATCACCCAATGCATTTAGTGAAAATCGTCAGGACTATTTCGATTATGAGTCAACTAATCCGTTTACAACAAAATTCAGGGCTTCAAATATAATGCCATCTTCAAG
- the RAB11FIP2 gene encoding rab11 family-interacting protein 2 isoform X2, with translation MMLSEQAQKWFPTHVQVTVLQAKDLKPKGKSGTNDTYTIIQLGKEKYSTSVAEKTLEPVWKEEASFELPGLLMQGNPEKYILFLIVMHRSLVGLDKFLGQVAINLNDIFEDKQRRKTEWFRLESKQGKRAKNRGEIKVNIQFMRNNMTASMFDLSMKDKTRSPFAKLKDKMKGRKNDGTFSDTSSAIIPSSHMPDASTEFSSGEMQMKSKPKKPFLLGPQRLSSAHSMSDLTGTHISSEKLKSGTAGQTHLLGRQVDSFGAVPESGSLKSPHRRTLSFDTSKMNQPDSSVDEGDSSFGRQNDPFTNVTASLPQKFATLPRKKNPFEESSESWDSSMNLFSKPVEVRKENKREKREKVSLFERVTGKKDSRRSDKLNNGGSDSPCDLKSPNAFSENRQDYFDYESTNPFTTKFRASNIMPSSSLLFQPRVGCRDRDLLGHGRQSHKGRYVHFLCTTKHYSESECV, from the exons ATGATGCTGTCCGAGCAAGCCCAAAAGTGGTTTCCTACCCACGTGCAGGTCACAGTGCTCCAAGCCAAAGATCTGAAGCCCAAAGGCAAAAGTGGCACCAATGACACATACACTATAATTCAGCTGGGCAAGGAAAAGTACTCCACCTCTGTAGCCGAGAAAACCCTTGAGCCAGTCTGGAAGGAAGAGGCCTCTTTTGAGCTACCTGGGTTGCTAATGCAGGGGAATCCAGAGAAATACATTCTTTTCCTCATAGTTATGCACAGGTCCCTGGTGGGTCTGGATAAATTTTTAGGGCAGGTGGCAATCAATCTCAATGACATCTTTGAGGacaaacaaagaaggaaaacaga gTGGTTTAGATTAGAATCCAAACAAGGAAAAAGAGCCAAAAACAGGGGTGAGATAAAGGTCAATATTCAATTCATGAGGAACAATATGACAGCAAGTATGTTTGACTTATCAATGAAGGACAAAACAAGGTCTCCTTTTgcaaaattaaaagataagatGAAAGGTAGAAAAAACGATGGGACATTTTCTGATACGTCTTCTGCCATCATTCCAAGTTCTCACATGCCCGATGCCAGTACTGAATTTTCAAGTGGTGAAATGCAGATGAAATCCAAACCAAAAAAGCCTTTCCTTTTGGGTCCTCAGCGACTCTCTTCAGCACATTCGATGTCTGATCTGACTGGGACCCACATATCTTCTGAGAAGCTGAAGTCTGGCACCGCTGGTCAGACACATCTTCTTGGACGCCAGGTAGATTCCTTCGGAGCGGTTCCGGAAAGTG GAAGTCTCAAATCTCCACACAGAAGAACATTAAGCTTTGATACTTCTAAAATGAACCAACCTGACAGCAGTGTGGATGAAGGTGACTCGTCTTTCGGAAGACAAAATGACCCATTTACAAATGTGACTGCTTCATTACCCCAAAAATTTGCAACACTGCCAAGGAAGAAAAATCCATTTGAAGAAAGCAGTGAATCCTGGGACAGCAGcatgaatttattttcaaaaccagttgaagtaaggaaagaaaataaaagggagaaaagggagaaagttAGCCTGTTTGAAAGAGTGACTGGAAAAAAAGATAGCAGAAGATCTGATAAACTTAACAATGGGGGATCTGATAGCCCTTGTGACTTGAAATCACCCAATGCATTTAGTGAAAATCGTCAGGACTATTTCGATTATGAGTCAACTAATCCGTTTACAACAAAATTCAGGGCTTCAAATATAATGCCATCTTCAAG
- the RAB11FIP2 gene encoding rab11 family-interacting protein 2 isoform X4, protein MMLSEQAQKWFPTHVQVTVLQAKDLKPKGKSGTNDTYTIIQLGKEKYSTSVAEKTLEPVWKEEASFELPGLLMQGNPEKYILFLIVMHRSLVGLDKFLGQVAINLNDIFEDKQRRKTEWFRLESKQGKRAKNRGEIKVNIQFMRNNMTASMFDLSMKDKTRSPFAKLKDKMKGRKNDGTFSDTSSAIIPSSHMPDASTEFSSGEMQMKSKPKKPFLLGPQRLSSAHSMSDLTGTHISSEKLKSGTAGQTHLLGRQVDSFGAVPESGSLKSPHRRTLSFDTSKMNQPDSSVDEGDSSFGRQNDPFTNVTASLPQKFATLPRKKNPFEESSESWDSSMNLFSKPVEVRKENKREKREKVSLFERVTGKKDSRRSDKLNNGGSDSPCDLKSPNAFSENRQDYFDYESTNPFTTKFRASNIMPSSSTSWNCEYTFK, encoded by the exons ATGATGCTGTCCGAGCAAGCCCAAAAGTGGTTTCCTACCCACGTGCAGGTCACAGTGCTCCAAGCCAAAGATCTGAAGCCCAAAGGCAAAAGTGGCACCAATGACACATACACTATAATTCAGCTGGGCAAGGAAAAGTACTCCACCTCTGTAGCCGAGAAAACCCTTGAGCCAGTCTGGAAGGAAGAGGCCTCTTTTGAGCTACCTGGGTTGCTAATGCAGGGGAATCCAGAGAAATACATTCTTTTCCTCATAGTTATGCACAGGTCCCTGGTGGGTCTGGATAAATTTTTAGGGCAGGTGGCAATCAATCTCAATGACATCTTTGAGGacaaacaaagaaggaaaacaga gTGGTTTAGATTAGAATCCAAACAAGGAAAAAGAGCCAAAAACAGGGGTGAGATAAAGGTCAATATTCAATTCATGAGGAACAATATGACAGCAAGTATGTTTGACTTATCAATGAAGGACAAAACAAGGTCTCCTTTTgcaaaattaaaagataagatGAAAGGTAGAAAAAACGATGGGACATTTTCTGATACGTCTTCTGCCATCATTCCAAGTTCTCACATGCCCGATGCCAGTACTGAATTTTCAAGTGGTGAAATGCAGATGAAATCCAAACCAAAAAAGCCTTTCCTTTTGGGTCCTCAGCGACTCTCTTCAGCACATTCGATGTCTGATCTGACTGGGACCCACATATCTTCTGAGAAGCTGAAGTCTGGCACCGCTGGTCAGACACATCTTCTTGGACGCCAGGTAGATTCCTTCGGAGCGGTTCCGGAAAGTG GAAGTCTCAAATCTCCACACAGAAGAACATTAAGCTTTGATACTTCTAAAATGAACCAACCTGACAGCAGTGTGGATGAAGGTGACTCGTCTTTCGGAAGACAAAATGACCCATTTACAAATGTGACTGCTTCATTACCCCAAAAATTTGCAACACTGCCAAGGAAGAAAAATCCATTTGAAGAAAGCAGTGAATCCTGGGACAGCAGcatgaatttattttcaaaaccagttgaagtaaggaaagaaaataaaagggagaaaagggagaaagttAGCCTGTTTGAAAGAGTGACTGGAAAAAAAGATAGCAGAAGATCTGATAAACTTAACAATGGGGGATCTGATAGCCCTTGTGACTTGAAATCACCCAATGCATTTAGTGAAAATCGTCAGGACTATTTCGATTATGAGTCAACTAATCCGTTTACAACAAAATTCAGGGCTTCAAATATAATGCCATCTTCAAG TACAAGTTGGAACTGCGAATATACCTTTAAATGA